The sequence AGCGACCGTGACCGGCAGTACGTCCTGACGCAACCCACCGATGCCGAGACCGGATTGTTGGGCACACCACGCCGCATGGACTGAACTGCCCCTTCCTGTCCTTTTTGTTCGCGGCACTCATGTTTCCTGTTCGTCGCATGTCTGCCGTTTGCTCCCTGTTTCCCTTGGCAAGACGCAAGGCCGCAGGGGCACTTCGAGGCGGGCTGTGACGTGCTGCGCGCATGCCGAGAGGCGGGCGGGCCTGCCGAGGTACGGCTCGTGGTGATTAGGCTGGGAGCGGGCGCGATGACAGGACCCGTGCGCCGGGCGTCGGTGTCCAGGGGGAAGACCGGCGGATCGGACTGCCCCGAAAACGACTACCGACGACTCGGAACGACACGACATGGTCGCCCCGGCACGGCACGAGGGTGTTCGACCACACCAGGAGGAACTGTGAACAGCGATCGGGACGGGATCCGCGGGGGCTGGGACACACCCGACGACGACCAGACCGACGCGGAGTCCGCCATCGAGATGACGGGCGAGTTCACCATCGACTACGCACCGCCCGCCTGGTACACGCAGAACGCGTCCGGCGCCACCGGTGCGGCAGGCGGTCCGGGCGGCGCGAGCGGATTCGGCGGGCCGGCCGGCCCCGGCGACGCGGGTGCTCCGGTCCCTCCCGGGGTCCCCCCGTTCCCGCCGAACGCACCGGCTCCCGGGCCGACTCCGCCGCCGCCCACCGCCCAGCCCGCCGGCACCCCGCCGCAGGGCACGCCGTACGCACCGCCGCAGGGCACGCCGCCCCAGGGCACCCCGTACGCGCCGCCCCAGGGGACCCCGTACGCAGCGCCGCAAGGCGCTCCCTACGCTCCGCCGCCGCCTCCGCCCGGGCCGGTGCAGAGCGCCCCCTTCCCGCCGCCCGTGCAGCCCGCGCAGCCGGTCGGTCACCCCGCGCCGATGCCGCAGTTGCCGCATGGCTTCGAGCCGCAGCAGCAGCCGGCCGCCCCGCAGCCGCAGCCCGGGGCGACCCCCGCCCAGCCCGGGGCACCGGCACCGGCCGTCGTGCCCGAGCCGGAGACGAGCAACGGGGACCTGGAGAGCGGGGCCACCATGCGGTTCTCCGCAGTGGCCCTGAAGCGTGAGATGGCCGAGATCGCCGAGGCCGCGGCGGCTGTCAGGAAGGAAGCCGATTCCGTCGGCTCGGGCTCCGCACAGGACGCGGGCACCGGCGATGGCGAGGGCGCGCCGGAGGCCGTGGCCGGGTCGGAGGAGCCCGCCGAGGGCGCCGAAGGCAAGGCCGCCGCCGAGGAAGACGCCGCGGCCGCGAGCACCGCCTCCGATGCCCCCGACGCCGATGCCCCTGACGCCGATGCCTCCGCCGCCGCTGATGACGCGGACGAGAGCGAGAGCGAGGACCCGTACGACGAGGACGGCAGCACGGCCCACGCCGAGGGCGACGCGGCCGGCAAGGCCGACGTCACGACGGGGACGGGGACGGAGGCAAAGACCGAGGCCGGGACGAAGACCGAGGCCGGGGAACCGGCCGACGCGGAGCAGGCCGCAGCCGAGGTCCCGGACTCCGCCGGCCCGGACTCCGCCTCCCCGCAGCCCACGGACGCCCCGGTGGCTGAGGCTGCCGCACAGGAGGGCACGGTCCCGCAGGACAGCGCAGTCCCGCAGGACGGCGCGCCTCAGCCGGGCACGCCGGACAACGGCACCCAGCCGAACGCGGCCGCAGCACAGGCAGGCGCCCCCCAGGACGCCGTACCCCCCGCTCCCCCGGCCCCCCAGGACGCCGTACCGCCCGCTCCCCCGGCCCCGCAGGACGCCCAGCCCGGCTGGACGCCTGCGCCCGCGCCGCAGAGCGGAGTGCCGCCGCTGCCGCCCTCCTACCAGCCCGCTGCCCCCGCGCCGGCCGCCCAGTGGCCTGTGCAGCCCGGTCAGCCCGGTCAGCCGCAGCCCGGCCCCCTGCCCGGTCAGCAGCCGCCGTTCCAGCCGCAGGCCCCGCAGCCCGCGCCCGCCGCCTGGAACCAGCCGGCCCAGCCCGGCGCGCCCGCCATGCCACAGCCCGGTCAGCCGTACCCGGCCGCACCACCGGCCGCACAGCCGTCGGCGGGACCGGGACCCCAGCCGCAGCCGCAGCCGCAGCCCCAGCCGACGGGTCCCGCCACGTCCGGCGGTTACGGATTCCCGCCGCCCGGGCCGCAGCCGGGCACCAACCCCCAGGCGCAGCCCGGCGGTTACGGCTTCCCGCCGCCGAACCCCAACGGCCCGACCCCGCCCGGTGGTTACGGCTTCCCGCCGCCGGCGCAGGCAGCTCAGGCTCCGCAGGCGCCGGTCGATCCGCGTACCGGTGCGGCCTGGCCGCAGCCCATCCAGCACGACCAGCGGCAGCCCACCAACCCCGGTGCGGCGCCGCTCGGTTACACCGCCGCCGTGGAGCTTTCCGCCGACCGGCTGCTCAACAACAAGAAGCAGAAGGCGAAGAGCGGGCGGCCCACCGCGGCGTCGAGTCGCTTCAAGCTCGGCGGCAAGAAGGAAGAAGCCGAGCGGCTGCGCAAGCTGGAGCTGATCCGCACGCCGGTGCTGTCCTGCTACCGGATCGCGGTCATCAGCCTCAAGGGCGGCGTGGGCAAGACGACCACGACCACCGCGCTCGGCTCCACCCTGGCCACCGAGCGGCAGGACAAGATCCTCGCCATCGACGCCAACCCGGACGCCGGTACGCTCGGCCGCAGGGTCCGACGCGAGACGGGGGCCACTATTCGTGACCTCGTCCAGGCGATCCCGTACCTGAACTCGTACATGGACATCCGCCGGTTCACGTCCCAGGCGCCCTCCGGCCTGGAGATCATCGCCAACGACGTCGACCCGGCCGTGTCGACCACGTTCAACGACGAGGACTACCGCCGCGCGATAGACGTGCTCGGCCGGCAGTACCCGGTGATCCTCACCGACTCCGGCACCGGCCTGCTCTACAGCGCCATGCGCGGTGTGCTCGACCTCGCCGACCAGCTGATCATCATCTCGACTCCGTCCGTGGACGGTGCGAGCAGCGCCAGTACGACGCTGGACTGGCTGTCCGCGCACGGGTACGCCGACCTGGTCTCCCGGTCGCTCACGGTGATCTCCGGAGTCCGCGAGACCGGCAAGATGATCAAGGTCGAGGACATCGTGTCGCACTTCGAGACCCGCACCCGCGGGGTCGTGGTCGTGCCGTTCGACGAGCATCTGGCCGCCGGCGCCGAGGTCGACCTCGACATGATGCGGCCGCGGACGCGGGAGGCGTACTTCAACCTCGCCGCGCTGGTCGCCGAGGACTTCGTACGCCACCAGCAGTCGCACGGGCTGTGGACCAGCGACGGCAATCCGCCGCCGGTGGCCGCCCCGCCGATGCCGGGCCAGCCGACGCCGGGTCAGCCCATGCCGGGCCAGCCCTATCCGCAGGCCCCCGGCCAGGAGCTGTACACCGGGCCGCCGCAGCCCTATCCGCCCCAGCAGGGACAGCCGCCGTATCCGCAGGCACCGGGCCAGCAGCCCTACCCGCAGGCGGCGCCCGGCCAGCAGCCGTACCCGCCGCAGCAGGGCCAGCCGCCGCAGCAGCCTGGTCAGCCGTACGGCTACCCCCAGCCGCCGCAGGGGCAGCAGCAGCCGCAGCCCGGCCATCCGCAGCAGTAGGCAGGCGAAGGGCGGCCGGTGCGCAGCGCACCGGCCGCCCTGTCAATTCGTGCAATTCGTGGCACCGCCGAAAGGCCTACCCCTGCGCCGCCACGATCTCCCGGCACCGCTTCACATCCGCGGCCATCTGCTCCAGCAGGGCGTCCAGGGTGTCGAACTTCGCCTGGCCGCGCACGTACGCGAGGAAGTCGACGGCGACGTGCAGGCCGTACAGGTCGAGGCCGACGCGGTCGATCGCGTACGCCTCCACCGTGCGCTCGGTGCCGTCGAACTGCGGGTTCGTGCCGACCGAGATCGCGGCCGGCATGGCCTCGCCCTGGACGTGCAGATAGCCGGCGTACACGCCGTCGGCGGGGATGGCGGTGTGCGGGAGCGTCTCGACGTTGGCCGTCGGGAAGCCCAGGTCACGGCCGCGCTGGGCGCCGCGCACGACCACGCCCTCCACGCGGTGCGGACGGCCCAGGATCTCGCGGGCACCCTCGACGTCACCCTCGGCGACCAGGCACCGGGTCAGCGTCGAGGAGAACGGCTTGCCGCCGCCCGCCTCACCGGTGACGTACAGGTCGACGACCTCGACCTCGAAGTCGTAGGTCTTGCCCTGCTCGGCGAGGAACTCGACGTTGCCGGCCGCCTTGTGGCCGAAGCGGAAGTTCGGGCCCTCGACGACCGCCTTGGCGTGCAGCTTGTCCACCAGGACCTTCACCACGAAGTCGGCGGGCGAGAGCTTCGAGAACTCGGTGGTGAAGGGGAGGATGAGCAGCGCGTCCACGCCCAGTTGCGCCATCAGCTCGGCACGGCGGTGGTGCGGGGCGAGCAGCGGCGGGTGACTGCCGGGGCGGACGACCTCGCTCGGGTGCGGGTCGAAGGTCACCACGACGGCCGGGACGCCCAGTTCGTGGGCGCGGTCCACGGCATGCTTGATGATCAGCTGGTGGCCGCGGTGGACGCCGTCGTAGGAACCGATGGTGACGACGCTGCGCCCCCAGTCCTGGGGGATGTCCTCCAAGCCACGCCAGCGCTGCACTGTGACCGCTCCTCGAACCCGTGTCCGTGTCTACCTTGACCTCTTGTGCAGGTCTAAGGGTGCCATGCCGGGTGCCCCTCGCCCGCATCGGTATCGGGGCTGTGATCGGGCGCACGTTCACGGTCACGCCTTCGGTGGCGCTCAGGCGGGTACGCGGACGCCCGCCAGGTTCTCCAGCGTGCGGCGGGTGCTGGGGCCCACCACCGCGGCCCAGTCGTCCGGGGTGTCGGCCAGCCAGCGGGCCATCAGCACGGCGAAGCCGGGTACGTGCCGGCCCAGGTCGACCAGGCCGCGGTCGAAGCGGGTGGCGCCCTCGGGCGTGCGGACCAGGAGCAGGCCGGTGCGGTGCACGAGCCCGCGGACCTCCTCCGGCCCGCGGTCGCCGTGCTCGGCCGCCGCGTGCAGGACGGCGTCCAGGACGGAGGGGTCCTGTTCGCCGGTGAGCAGGATCTCGAGCAGTTCGCGGCGCAACGGGCGGGAGACGGCGCTGCCCTCGGCGGCGAGGACGGTGGCGAGGGCAGCGCGGAGCGGTTCGGGGCCGTCGTGGAGCAGGCCGGTGACGAGGGGCAGCAGGACGGGGCGGGCGGTCGGCCCCTGCTCGAGCCGTCGGTCGAGGTGGGCGGCGAGCTGTCCGGCGAGGTGTGCCGCGCTCTCCGGGCGCAGTCGTACGGCTTCCCCGGCCAGGGCGGCGACGCGGCGGGCGAGGGACGGGGTGGTGACGTCGGTGAGGGCGCTCAGGGTCTGCGCCGCGTCGGGGCCGTGCAGCCGGGTGCGGAAGGCCGCCAGGACCGGTTCGGGGTGGGTGACGAGGGCGGGGGCCAGGGCACCGGGCGGAAGGTGCGGGTCGCCGTCGGCGAAGGCCCGCAGGGCCGCGGTCAGGTGCCGGTCCCGGGTGAGCGGGTCGTGGACCAGCAGGGCGAGGGCACCGCCGTGCAGGGTGTGGTCGGCGGGGCGGGCGAGCAGGGTGAGGGCGGCCCGGCGCAGCAGCTCACGGTCGGCCTGCGCGCACACGTGCGGGGCCGCGCGCAGCCCGAACGTCATGGCGGCCGCCCGGCGGGCGGGGCGTTCGTCGTGCGCCCAGCGCTCGACGGCGCGGCACAGGGCCGACGGCTCGTCCTCGGCGAGCGTGGCGAGCAGTTCGTCGGCGCGCCGGTGGGCGCTCGCCACCAGGAGGTCGGCGAGGCCGTCCAGTGCGCCGTGCCGGTGGGTGTGCAGCAGGGCCTGTGCGGCGGTCGCGACGGTGGCGTGCGGGGTCGCGGGCAGCGGCCGTTCGTCGTCGAACCAGCGGATCAGCTGCGGCTGTACGGCGGCGGGCGCGGCGGCGAGCAGCCGGGCGACGGCGTCGAGGTAACGCTCGCCGGGCGCCGGGGGCGCCTGGTCTGCCAGCACGAGCCCGCGCAGCAGGGCGAGCCGCTCGGCGTCGGGGAGGGGCAGCTCGGTCCAGAAGGCGGGCCCGAACTCGGCCGGGCCGGTCCGCCGCGCCCGGCGCCAGGCCACGATCCGGTCGGCGAGCAGCCGCAGCACCTCGGCGTACGGCGTCGCGTCCGGGACCTGGAGCAGGGTCCGGGCGAGCAGCCGGGCGGCCCACCAGGAGCCGGGGTCCTGGTCCAGGGCGTTGGTCAAGTCCCTGAGCCTGGTGGCGAGTTGGCGGTGCCCGTGCTGCCGGGCGAGGACCAGCAAGGCCTGTACGACGGGGCCGATGCGGTGGTGCGGCACCGGCGCGGGCGCGGACTCCCGCGCGGCACGGGGGCGGTGGACGAGGGCGTGCAGGGCCTCGTCCAGGTCGAGGTGCATGCCCTGGATCCAGTCGGCCAACTCCTCGTGCGCGAAGCGGTAGCCGTCGCCGGCCGGGACGAGGAGGCCCTCGGCGAGCACGGCGGACGCCCAGCCGGTGCCGCCGCCGAGCCGGGCCGGGGCGGGGCCCCAGGGGAACACCGTCTCGAAGGACTCCCGGTCCAGCTCGCCCTGTCCGGGCCCGAGGCTGCGCCGGGCGGCTTCGTGCACCTGCCCGGCCACCCGCGCGGCGAGCCGGCGTACGGCCGTCCCGCGCAGGCCGTTCTGGGCGGCGAGGCGGACCGCGATGCGCAGACACATCAGGTCGAGGTGCGCGGCGAACACCTCGTGCCGGTCGACGGGCCCCTGCACCGGGGCGTCCGGCGCGGCGGCCAGGACCTCGGACAGC comes from Streptomyces sp. FXJ1.172 and encodes:
- a CDS encoding trypsin-like peptidase domain-containing protein, whose translation is MAGRGPRTGNGRRATTDGLRRGQEDHTAAAHGQRPAYGEGVAPGQCAAPGQGPRCTDEVPPAGDTSRTAGAAHPYRAARRSVDPDLVEIRDLAGRPRGIGFLADHLGTLLTSHETVDGLPRLVLHAADDREGERVCVVDATAVVPLPARGLALVRTEGLGLAPLPLTVRERIDVGTYVRVPAGCWREARVLGATGATYTATDRFHRLEDTLELAIGTAGRDALRLGGGAAGGPVRDAETGAVLGVLGTALHSARRDAAFAVPLRPADGPLGELLARNAATVPAHGADLNLAGILELTGTSAGQDGPHSRHTGAPEPVERAFPARELTAFESGDRTVLALVGAPGSGRTTELAALAARRARAERPGPTLWLRGADLQDSDGSVADAAHRTLDRAARIVAAARCAHPGDLGDLTPERLARVAARAGRPLLLLLDGPEEMPPLLAHRLPEWTRGTADWLRETGARLVVACREEYWERAGAEFPADLLYATSAGSVGSAGTAGSVGSAGSAGSAGSAGTAGSVGSAAQAAPAVPPAPAAPPAPAALATRAVPVAPGTLAPPLAPCVRLAALTPDEARLARARFGVPDGALAERDARHPLTLRLLSEVLAAAPDAPVQGPVDRHEVFAAHLDLMCLRIAVRLAAQNGLRGTAVRRLAARVAGQVHEAARRSLGPGQGELDRESFETVFPWGPAPARLGGGTGWASAVLAEGLLVPAGDGYRFAHEELADWIQGMHLDLDEALHALVHRPRAARESAPAPVPHHRIGPVVQALLVLARQHGHRQLATRLRDLTNALDQDPGSWWAARLLARTLLQVPDATPYAEVLRLLADRIVAWRRARRTGPAEFGPAFWTELPLPDAERLALLRGLVLADQAPPAPGERYLDAVARLLAAAPAAVQPQLIRWFDDERPLPATPHATVATAAQALLHTHRHGALDGLADLLVASAHRRADELLATLAEDEPSALCRAVERWAHDERPARRAAAMTFGLRAAPHVCAQADRELLRRAALTLLARPADHTLHGGALALLVHDPLTRDRHLTAALRAFADGDPHLPPGALAPALVTHPEPVLAAFRTRLHGPDAAQTLSALTDVTTPSLARRVAALAGEAVRLRPESAAHLAGQLAAHLDRRLEQGPTARPVLLPLVTGLLHDGPEPLRAALATVLAAEGSAVSRPLRRELLEILLTGEQDPSVLDAVLHAAAEHGDRGPEEVRGLVHRTGLLLVRTPEGATRFDRGLVDLGRHVPGFAVLMARWLADTPDDWAAVVGPSTRRTLENLAGVRVPA
- a CDS encoding SCO5717 family growth-regulating ATPase; this encodes MNSDRDGIRGGWDTPDDDQTDAESAIEMTGEFTIDYAPPAWYTQNASGATGAAGGPGGASGFGGPAGPGDAGAPVPPGVPPFPPNAPAPGPTPPPPTAQPAGTPPQGTPYAPPQGTPPQGTPYAPPQGTPYAAPQGAPYAPPPPPPGPVQSAPFPPPVQPAQPVGHPAPMPQLPHGFEPQQQPAAPQPQPGATPAQPGAPAPAVVPEPETSNGDLESGATMRFSAVALKREMAEIAEAAAAVRKEADSVGSGSAQDAGTGDGEGAPEAVAGSEEPAEGAEGKAAAEEDAAAASTASDAPDADAPDADASAAADDADESESEDPYDEDGSTAHAEGDAAGKADVTTGTGTEAKTEAGTKTEAGEPADAEQAAAEVPDSAGPDSASPQPTDAPVAEAAAQEGTVPQDSAVPQDGAPQPGTPDNGTQPNAAAAQAGAPQDAVPPAPPAPQDAVPPAPPAPQDAQPGWTPAPAPQSGVPPLPPSYQPAAPAPAAQWPVQPGQPGQPQPGPLPGQQPPFQPQAPQPAPAAWNQPAQPGAPAMPQPGQPYPAAPPAAQPSAGPGPQPQPQPQPQPTGPATSGGYGFPPPGPQPGTNPQAQPGGYGFPPPNPNGPTPPGGYGFPPPAQAAQAPQAPVDPRTGAAWPQPIQHDQRQPTNPGAAPLGYTAAVELSADRLLNNKKQKAKSGRPTAASSRFKLGGKKEEAERLRKLELIRTPVLSCYRIAVISLKGGVGKTTTTTALGSTLATERQDKILAIDANPDAGTLGRRVRRETGATIRDLVQAIPYLNSYMDIRRFTSQAPSGLEIIANDVDPAVSTTFNDEDYRRAIDVLGRQYPVILTDSGTGLLYSAMRGVLDLADQLIIISTPSVDGASSASTTLDWLSAHGYADLVSRSLTVISGVRETGKMIKVEDIVSHFETRTRGVVVVPFDEHLAAGAEVDLDMMRPRTREAYFNLAALVAEDFVRHQQSHGLWTSDGNPPPVAAPPMPGQPTPGQPMPGQPYPQAPGQELYTGPPQPYPPQQGQPPYPQAPGQQPYPQAAPGQQPYPPQQGQPPQQPGQPYGYPQPPQGQQQPQPGHPQQ
- a CDS encoding bifunctional riboflavin kinase/FAD synthetase — translated: MQRWRGLEDIPQDWGRSVVTIGSYDGVHRGHQLIIKHAVDRAHELGVPAVVVTFDPHPSEVVRPGSHPPLLAPHHRRAELMAQLGVDALLILPFTTEFSKLSPADFVVKVLVDKLHAKAVVEGPNFRFGHKAAGNVEFLAEQGKTYDFEVEVVDLYVTGEAGGGKPFSSTLTRCLVAEGDVEGAREILGRPHRVEGVVVRGAQRGRDLGFPTANVETLPHTAIPADGVYAGYLHVQGEAMPAAISVGTNPQFDGTERTVEAYAIDRVGLDLYGLHVAVDFLAYVRGQAKFDTLDALLEQMAADVKRCREIVAAQG